Within the uncultured Draconibacterium sp. genome, the region GAACTTGACGGCGACATTTCGTTTGAAGAAAAGAAATTACTTTATAACTGGATTTCGAAATCAGAAACAAATGCCCGTTATTATACACAAATAAAAGATATTTGGGAAGCATCGCTGGCTGATGCCTCTGAACTTGCACAAACTCCTCGCGAATGGGAACGTTTATCACGTCGTATTGCCGGTTACACAAAAGATTCATCTAAAAATATATGGTCAAGTTATTGGCCTCAGATAGCAGCAGTGCTAATTATTGGATTGTTAATTACCAGCTTGAGTGCCCTGTATTTTTCGAACAGCAAGCCTATTTATCTTACATCTGCTGCCCCTCAAGGATCAGTAGCACAAACCATTTTGCCCGATGGCACTAGCATTTTTTTAAATGCTGGATCAGAACTAAAATACGACGTAAACCCCAAAAGTAAACTGCGCGAAGTGTTTATAAACGGAGAAGCATGGTTTAATGTTGAGCAGAATAAGAAAAGGCCTTTTATTGTACATACCTCTTTTTACGATGTAAAGGTGCTGGGAACAAAATTTAATGTAAAGGCATATAAAGAAGAAGAAACAATAACCACTACGCTGGAAGAAGGTTTAGTACATATTATCTCAACAAATCATTTAAGGCTTGAAGAGGAGGTTACTCTTCACCCGGGACAACAACTGGTATTCAATAAAAACGATAGAAATCTTCAATTAAAAAATGTTGACACCCGGCTTTTTACGTCATGGCGCAATAATCAATTAATTTTTCTTGAAATGTCGTTTGGCGATCTAGTACAACTGCTTGAACGAAAGTATGGAGTAGAAATTGAAGTAGTAGATGAATCGATATTAAAAGAACATTACACCGGAACAATAAAAAATGAATCGATACTCGAAATTTTGAACATTATAAAACACACCCACCCAATAGGATATGATATAAAAGGACAAAAAATATTTATTCACAAAAAAACAAATTAATATATGGGAAAACTTTAGACTGAACAGAAACCAAAAAACCGATGGATGCGACAACATCCACCGGCTTCAAATTAATTAACTGGTGCGACAACACCAATTGTAAATATTAAAATTCATACAAATCTATGAAAAAAAACACTAATCCGTACCGTCCGCTAATTGGGTGGCACAAACTATTTCGAATTATGAGATTATCTGTAATTATCTTATTGGCAAGCCTCATGCATGTATCTGCATCTGTGTATTCTCAAACAACAAAATTATCGATAAATGCTCGTGACCAAAAAATTGTTGATGTTCTTCAATCTATTGAGGAGCAAAGTGATTTTCGTTTCTTTTACAAAAACGAACAGGTTGATGTTAACAGAAAAGTGAATATCAAAGTTGAGAACGAAATGGTGGAAGAAATTCTCGACCAGATATTTGACCAAA harbors:
- a CDS encoding FecR domain-containing protein, which encodes MQDKRPIKSLIIAELDGDISFEEKKLLYNWISKSETNARYYTQIKDIWEASLADASELAQTPREWERLSRRIAGYTKDSSKNIWSSYWPQIAAVLIIGLLITSLSALYFSNSKPIYLTSAAPQGSVAQTILPDGTSIFLNAGSELKYDVNPKSKLREVFINGEAWFNVEQNKKRPFIVHTSFYDVKVLGTKFNVKAYKEEETITTTLEEGLVHIISTNHLRLEEEVTLHPGQQLVFNKNDRNLQLKNVDTRLFTSWRNNQLIFLEMSFGDLVQLLERKYGVEIEVVDESILKEHYTGTIKNESILEILNIIKHTHPIGYDIKGQKIFIHKKTN